One genomic region from Amycolatopsis sp. FBCC-B4732 encodes:
- a CDS encoding aldehyde dehydrogenase family protein, giving the protein MADFFIGGDWVDAVGGGRRKIRCPADGSLVASVAEGTAKDTEAAIAAARRAFDAGPWPGTPAHLRGDLLLRTADLLDRDAEAFARAESLDTGKRLVESRYDMADIAACLRYFGKLAAQDAGRVVDTGNPDAISRIVHEPVGVCGLITPWNYPLLQTVWKIAPALAAGNTFVLKPSELTPHTAILFLKLLTEAGLPPGVGNLVLGAGAEVGAPLAAHPDVDLVSFTGGLATGKVIAASAAATVKKVALELGGKNPNVVFADADFETAVDYALTAVFLHSGQVCSAGTRLIVQREWHDDFVAELVRRAERIRLGGPFDSHAETGPLISAAHRSKVEAYVAAALAEGAVLRTGGRRPDDPALAEGFYYLPTILDEVRQGSPAVVEESFGPVLTVETFTDEDDAVRIANDTHYGLAGAVFTQDASRAQRVAGRLRHGTVWINDFHPYLPQAEWGGYKQSGFGRELGPTGLAEYTEVKHVYQNLRPGPQHWFAS; this is encoded by the coding sequence ATGGCGGACTTCTTCATCGGCGGCGACTGGGTGGACGCGGTGGGCGGCGGCCGCCGGAAGATCCGCTGCCCGGCGGACGGTTCCCTGGTCGCGTCGGTCGCGGAGGGCACCGCCAAGGACACCGAGGCGGCCATCGCGGCGGCGCGGCGGGCGTTCGACGCCGGCCCGTGGCCCGGCACACCCGCGCACCTGCGCGGTGACCTGCTGCTGCGCACCGCCGACCTGCTGGATCGCGACGCGGAGGCGTTCGCCCGCGCGGAGTCGCTCGACACCGGCAAGCGCCTGGTCGAGAGCCGCTACGACATGGCCGACATCGCGGCCTGCCTGCGCTACTTCGGCAAGCTCGCGGCGCAGGACGCCGGGCGCGTCGTCGACACCGGCAACCCGGACGCGATCAGCCGGATCGTGCACGAGCCGGTCGGCGTCTGCGGGCTGATCACGCCGTGGAACTACCCGCTGTTGCAGACGGTGTGGAAGATCGCACCGGCGCTGGCGGCGGGCAACACGTTCGTGCTCAAGCCCAGCGAGCTGACGCCGCACACGGCGATCCTGTTCCTGAAGCTGCTCACCGAGGCGGGCCTGCCGCCGGGCGTGGGCAACCTGGTGCTCGGTGCCGGGGCCGAGGTGGGCGCGCCGCTGGCGGCCCACCCGGACGTCGACCTGGTGTCGTTCACCGGCGGCCTGGCCACCGGCAAGGTGATCGCCGCGTCGGCCGCGGCCACGGTCAAGAAAGTGGCCCTCGAGCTGGGCGGCAAGAACCCGAACGTGGTCTTCGCCGACGCCGATTTCGAGACGGCGGTCGACTACGCGCTGACGGCGGTGTTCCTGCACTCGGGCCAGGTCTGCTCGGCGGGCACGCGGCTGATCGTGCAGCGCGAGTGGCACGACGACTTCGTGGCCGAGCTGGTCCGCCGCGCCGAGCGCATCCGCCTGGGCGGCCCGTTCGACTCCCACGCGGAGACGGGCCCGCTGATCTCGGCGGCGCACCGGTCCAAGGTGGAGGCGTACGTGGCGGCGGCGCTGGCGGAGGGCGCGGTGCTGCGCACGGGCGGCCGCCGTCCCGACGACCCGGCGCTGGCGGAGGGCTTCTACTACCTGCCGACCATCCTGGACGAGGTGCGCCAGGGCTCGCCGGCGGTCGTGGAGGAGTCGTTCGGGCCGGTGCTGACGGTGGAGACGTTCACCGACGAGGACGACGCCGTCCGCATCGCCAACGACACGCACTACGGCCTGGCGGGCGCGGTGTTCACGCAGGACGCTTCGCGCGCGCAGCGGGTGGCCGGCCGGCTGCGGCACGGGACGGTGTGGATCAACGACTTCCACCCGTACCTCCCCCAGGCCGAGTGGGGCGGCTACAAGCAGTCCGGCTTCGGCCGCGAGCTGGGCCCGACGGGGCTGGCGGAGTACACCGAGGTCAAGCACGTCTACCAGAACCTGCGCCCGGGCCCGCAGCACTGGTTCGCGAGCTGA
- a CDS encoding class I SAM-dependent RNA methyltransferase, whose protein sequence is MTSWLGRVLEVEVGPVAHGGHCVARAEGRVVFVRHALPGERVRVEVTEDNGGSFCRGDAVEVLMAAEARVEPPCPLAVPGGCGGCDWQHAAPSYQLELKAAVVAEQLQRLAGIEREVVVEALEGGSLDWRSRVRLVAGRDGRAGLRAHHSHRVVPLEKCPIAVPGALDDVLARRWRPGAELEVTSDGNGTRHVRELSTVRGKVRARQLSGGVAVQHAAGRDWQLDAHGFWQVHPAAAPTLAAVVAEWAEAPAGGSAWDLYAGVGLFASVLASQVGTSGRVLAIESGRRAVTDGERNLADLPQVSWQAGRVEHVLESAAKPVDVVVLDPPRKGAGKAVVESIVAGAPDRIVYVACDPAALARDLATFASHGYSLTDLRAFDAFPMTHHVECVALLS, encoded by the coding sequence ATGACGAGCTGGCTGGGTCGCGTCCTCGAGGTCGAGGTCGGGCCGGTCGCGCACGGCGGCCACTGCGTGGCGCGTGCCGAGGGCCGCGTGGTGTTCGTCCGGCACGCGCTGCCGGGGGAGCGGGTCCGCGTCGAGGTCACCGAGGACAACGGCGGTTCGTTCTGCCGCGGCGACGCGGTGGAGGTGCTGATGGCGGCCGAGGCGCGGGTCGAGCCGCCCTGTCCGCTCGCGGTGCCCGGCGGCTGCGGCGGGTGCGACTGGCAGCACGCGGCACCGTCGTACCAGCTCGAGCTGAAGGCCGCCGTGGTGGCCGAGCAGCTGCAGCGGCTGGCGGGCATCGAGCGCGAGGTCGTCGTGGAGGCGCTGGAGGGCGGGTCGCTGGACTGGCGCAGCCGCGTCCGGCTGGTCGCCGGCCGGGACGGGCGCGCGGGCCTGCGCGCCCACCACAGCCACCGCGTGGTGCCGCTGGAGAAGTGCCCGATCGCGGTGCCGGGCGCGCTGGACGACGTCCTCGCGCGCCGCTGGCGCCCGGGCGCCGAGCTGGAGGTGACCAGTGACGGCAACGGCACCCGGCACGTGCGCGAGCTGTCGACGGTCCGCGGCAAGGTCCGCGCCCGCCAGCTGTCCGGCGGCGTGGCGGTCCAGCACGCGGCGGGCCGCGACTGGCAGCTCGACGCCCACGGCTTCTGGCAGGTCCACCCGGCGGCGGCCCCCACGCTCGCGGCGGTCGTCGCGGAGTGGGCGGAGGCACCGGCGGGCGGCTCGGCCTGGGACCTCTACGCCGGGGTCGGCCTGTTCGCGTCGGTGCTGGCTTCGCAGGTCGGCACGTCGGGGCGGGTGCTGGCGATCGAGTCGGGCCGCCGTGCGGTCACCGACGGCGAGCGGAACCTGGCGGACCTCCCGCAGGTCTCGTGGCAGGCGGGGCGCGTGGAGCACGTACTGGAGTCGGCGGCCAAGCCGGTCGACGTCGTGGTGCTGGACCCGCCGCGCAAGGGCGCGGGCAAGGCGGTCGTGGAGTCGATCGTGGCGGGCGCGCCGGACCGGATCGTGTACGTGGCCTGCGACCCGGCGGCGCTCGCCCGCGACCTGGCCACGTTCGCCTCGCACGGGTACTCGCTGACGGATCTGCGGGCGTTCGACGCGTTCCCGATGACGCACCACGTGGAGTGCGTGGCGCTGCTGTCCTGA